The Plasmodium knowlesi strain H genome assembly, chromosome: 14 genome has a segment encoding these proteins:
- a CDS encoding DNA gyrase subunit B, putative: MRLAKSLPIFAILVEHLLTRAKGKTCCASVCTTGRLGGWKFLRRGVRERSPCPAPHSDVATFSRKRNTCDNKKLKKKQQYYFFTNIARAHKIKAKKQEQHKNRHPFRCKDYDAKDIVILEGLEAVRKRPGMYIGNTDVKGLHQILFEIIDNSVDEYNNFECNEIKIVIHEDESVTIEDNGRGIPCDIHEKTKKSALETVLTVLHSGAKFVDEDTAADLVERTSVGGMSSEIGEDERGGKGEQKSKAKVVEKLDEKNSKKKNPKEASQKSASQMYRFSSGLHGVGLSVANALSSFMKVKVFRGGKIHSIELEKGKVVTPLSVRECPVSKRGTQIHYKPDHDIFKNTIRHNAELIKNRIHQLAYLNDRLTFYFYDERSAKKVPTSVHLAKGNEADEVDKREDKTTDAVNTTVEHNNLDFYPYEVIKHEGGLNEYMESLTKNKASLFKDSNKIISISCHQKNVHIDLRIKWTQGQYHEHIVSFVNNVNTTDGGTHVDAMKYAISRCVNFNIKKNEATKNFVNIPGEYIREGMTAILSIKMNNPEFEGQTKTKLGSHFLKPILESAIFEKLSEIFDFEPNLLNTIYLKALQAKASDEEAKAARDLIRSKNNQYYSTILPGKLVDCISDDINRNEIFIVEGDSAAGSAKQARNREIQAILPLKGKILNVEKIKNNKRIFENSELKSLITAIGLSISCDNSKMAKGKNMLNNKKKDIKKKYDLKCSKKENVQVNNAMVNKKKNTLFDTPLRYGKIIIMTDADVDGEHIRILLLTFLYRFQKNIIQNGNVFVACPPLYKVTYNRFFDNTIKETVMKQFNVSTRNSKTLIHTYSDDELNVLLGLLEKDRSSHAEQRSVELGKGGLARRGNIPSEDHLSSLTSLDNLNFRYNSADEVTEKERLNTDDRNAAHTANTAISTAPLSGNAFFTFSKRYEIQRFKGLGEMMADQLWSTTMDPSVRKLIRVTVNDAMRANNLIFSLMGEDSKLRKSFILENSPAPG; the protein is encoded by the coding sequence ATGCGGCTGGCGAAGTCCCTTCCGATTTTCGCCATCCTCGTGGAACACCTACTGACTCGTgcgaaggggaaaacatGCTGCGCTAGCGTCTGCACGACTGGTCGCTTGGGAGGATGGAAATTCCTCAGAAGGGGAGTAAGGGAACGATCACCCTGTCCTGCACCACACAGTGATGTGGCAACATTTtcacgaaaaagaaatacatgTGATAATAAGAAactgaagaagaaacaacaaTATTACTTTTTTACAAACATCGCAAGGGCACATAAAATAAAGGCGAAGAAACAAGAGCAGCACAAAAACCGTCATCCCTTCCGCTGCAAGGACTATGACGCAAAGGACATCGTCATTTTGGAGGGCCTCGAAGCAGTGAGGAAGAGACCTGGTATGTATATCGGAAACACAGACGTGAAAGGGCTACACCAAATATTGTTCGAAATAATTGACAACTCGGTAGATGAATATAATAACTTCGAGTGCaatgaaattaaaattgttattcACGAAGACGAGAGTGTTACAATAGAAGATAATGGAAGAGGAATACCTTGTGACATTCATGAGAAGACAAAGAAATCCGCTCTAGAAACGGTTCTGACAGTTCTGCATTCCGGGGCGAAGTTTGTCGATGAGGACACTGCTGCAGATTTGGTAGAGAGAACCTCCGTGGGAGGCATGAGCTCTGAGATTGGGGAAGATGAACGGGGCGGAAAGGGAGAGCAGAAATCCAAGGCAAAAGTGGTGGAAAAGttggacgaaaaaaattccaaaaaaaaaaacccaaaGGAAGCATCCCAAAAAAGTGCATCGCAAATGTACAGATTCTCGTCCGGTCTCCACGGAGTCGGGCTGTCTGTTGCCAACGCCCTGAGCAGCTTCATGAAAGTGAAGGTTTTTAGAGGGGGTAAAATTCACAGCATCgaattggaaaaaggaaaagtagtAACCCCGCTAAGTGTTCGGGAGTGCCCAGTTAGTAAGAGAGGAACACAGATACATTACAAGCCGGACCACGACATATTTAAGAACACCATCAGGCATAACGCCGAGCTGATAAAAAATAGGATCCACCAACTGGCCTATCTGAACGATAGGCTAACTTTCTACTTTTACGATGAAAGATCCGCTAAGAAAGTTCCGACTTCAGTTCACTTGGCCAAGGGGAACGAAGCGGATGAAGTGGACAAGCGGGAAGATAAAACGACCGACGCTGTGAACACTACGGTGGAGCACAACAATTTGGATTTCTACCCATACGAAGTGATAAAACACGAGGGGGGGCTAAACGAGTACATGGAAAGCTTAacgaaaaataaagcaagTCTGTTCAAAGACagtaataaaattattagcATCTCTTGTCACCAGAAAAATGTTCATATCGatttaagaataaaatggacACAAGGTCAGTACCATGAGCATATCGTCAGCTTTGTGAATAATGTAAACACGACTGATGGAGGGACCCACGTAGATGCGATGAAATATGCCATCAGCAGGTGTGTGaattttaatataaaaaaaaacgaagcaacaaaaaattttgttaacATACCAGGAGAGTacataagggaaggaatgacaGCCATTTTGTCGATCAAAATGAATAACCCAGAATTTGAAGGGCAGACAAAAACTAAACTCGGTTCCCACTTTTTAAAACCTATTTTGGAAAGTGCCATTTTTGAGAAATTGTCTGAAATTTTCGATTTCGAACCGAATTTGCTTAACACAATTTATTTGAAGGCATTACAGGCTAAGGCAAGTGATGAAGAAGCCAAGGCGGCCAGAGATTTAATCAGGTCTAAAAATAATCAGTATTATTCCACCATATTGCCAGGGAAATTAGTTGACTGCATAAGTGATGACATAAATCGTAATGAAATTTTCATCGTCGAGGGAGACAGTGCTGCAGGAAGTGCTAAACAAGCTAGGAACAGAGAAATACAGGCAATTCTCCCccttaagggaaaaatacttaacgtagaaaaaattaaaaataataaaaggatATTTGAAAACTCTGAATTGAAATCTCTAATAACGGCCATCGGGTTGAGTATCAGTTGTGACAACAGCAAAATggccaaggggaaaaatatgctgaataataaaaaaaaagatatcaaaaaaaaatatgatttaAAATGTAgcaagaaagaaaatgtacAAGTTAACAACGCAatggtgaataaaaaaaaaaatacgctttTTGATACTCCCCTAAGGtatggaaaaattatcatcatGACGGACGCTGATGTCGATGGAGAGCATATACGAATACTCCTCTTAACCTTTCTATACagatttcaaaaaaatattatacaaaatggaaatgtctTTGTTGCCTGCCCACCTTTGTACAAAGTCACGTACAATCGATTTTTTGACAACACTATAAAGGAAACAGTAATGAAACAGTTCAACGTGAGTACAAGGAATTCTAAGACACTTATCCATACGTACTCAGATGATGAGCTAAATGTTCTACTGGGCCTGCTGGAGAAAGATAGGTCTTCTCACGCTGAACAGAGGAGTGTCGAATTAGGGAAAGGGGGGCTTGCCCGTCGAGGGAATATCCCAAGTGAAGACCATCTTAGCAGTTTGACCAGTTTGGACAATTTGAACTTCAGGTACAACAGCGCCGACGAGGTAACCGAAAAAGAGCGTCTCAACACGGACGACAGAAATGCCGCGCACACTGCGAACACTGCGATTAGCACTGCCCCCCTGAGTGGTAACgcattttttaccttctccAAACGGTATGAAATACAACGTTTTAAGGGACTCGGGGAGATGATGGCTGACCAACTGTGGAGCACCACCATGGATCCGAGCGTGCGCAAACTGATTAGAGTTACTGTCAACGATGCTATGCGAGCCAACAACTTGATCTTCTCACTCATGGGGGAGGACTCGAAATTGCGCAAAAGCTTTATTCTGGAGAATTCGCCCGCCCCGGGGTGA
- a CDS encoding hydroxyethylthiazole kinase, putative — protein sequence MIRWKPFSKVRHFSGLTKLINVREHQDEIISCIEKIRVINPLVHCITNRVTTEKVANSLLAFGSSPAMIDNPKEVEEFAQISSCTYFNLGLQTSQVDNIPVLEKVRQEKKKENFILIIDPIAVGATAYRTKLIKDIIDKCKPNVIKGNVAEIYYLDKGEFLGKGVDSNSSSSHTQSDIIASARNVALKYNCAVVVTSKSDIIVSPCSKYVAQINCDLKILTKITGSGCSVGALCAAATSVIPQNPFIACTAATLIYKLAAFKAYEKETGPGTLSHKIIDNIYFYSNNPHFMNFQIVDMYAVS from the coding sequence TTAATCAATGTCCGTGAGCACCAAGATGAGATAATCAGCTGCATAGAGAAGATCAGGGTAATAAACCCACTGGTGCACTGCATTACGAACAGAGTAACAACGGAAAAGGTGGCAAACAGTTTGTTAGCATTTGGTTCCTCCCCAGCCATGATTGACAACCCAAAAGAAGTGGAAGAATTTGCTCAAATATCCTCCTGTACGTATTTCAACTTAGGCTTGCAGACAAGTCAAGTGGATAACATACCTGTGTTGGAGAAAGtaagacaagaaaaaaagaaggaaaattttattttgataATCGACCCAATAGCCGTAGGTGCAACAGCGTACAGGACAAAGTTAATCAAAGACATCATTGATAAATGCAAGCCAAATGTTATTAAAGGTAATGTAGCTGAAATATATTACCTAGATAAAGGAGAGTTTTTGGGAAAAGGGGTAGATAGTAACAGCAGTTCATCACATACCCAAAGTGATATAATTGCTAGTGCAAGGAATGTTGCGTTGAAATATAACTGTGCAGTTGTCGTGACATCAAAATCAGATATCATTGTTAGCCCCTGCTCAAAATATGTAGCTCAAATTAACTgtgatttaaaaattttgacaaAAATTACTGGCTCTGGTTGTTCAGTTGGTGCACTTTGCGCTGCCGCAACTTCCGTTATTCCTCAGAACCCATTTATAGCATGCACAGCTGCCACCTTAATTTACAAACTCGCCGCTTTTAAGGCCTACGAAAAGGAGACCGGCCCAGGTACACTCAGCCATAAAATAATTgacaacatttatttttattccaacaACCCGCACTTTATGAATTTCCAAATTGTGGACATGTATGCGGTCAGCTGA